In one Cervus elaphus chromosome 9, mCerEla1.1, whole genome shotgun sequence genomic region, the following are encoded:
- the LOC122700958 gene encoding olfactory receptor 2T29-like has product MGNITWMTSYTERLDFTLVGIFSQSQHPALLCLVIFVVFLMALSGNIILICLIYSDAHLHTPMYFFISQLSFMDMMYISVTVPKMLMDQITGVNKISVPECGIQMFLYVTLAGSEFFLLASMAYDRYTAICHPLHYPVLMNPRVCLFLASGCWFLGSVDGFLFTPITMTFPFCRSREIHHFFCEVPAVLKLSCSDTSLYEIFMYLCCVLMLLIPVTIISGSYYFILFTIHRMRSAEGRKKAFTTCSSHMTVVILFYGAAIYTYMLPNSYHTPEKDMMVSVFYTILTPVLNPLIYSLRNKDVMGALNKMLNVGIAFQESIK; this is encoded by the coding sequence ATGGGCAATATCACCTGGATGACCAGCTACACTGAAAGATTAGATTTCACCCTGGTGGGAATCTTCAGTCAATCCCAACACCCTGCTCTCCTTTGTTTGGTCATTTTTGTGGTTTTCCTAATGGCCTTGTCTGGAAATATCATTCTGATTTGTTTGATATATTCTGATGCTCACCtacacacccccatgtactttttcATCAGTCAGCTGTCTTTCATGGACATGATGTACATTTCTGTTACTGTACCCAAGATGCTCATGGACCAGATCACAGGTGTGAATAAGATCTCAGTCCCTGAATGTGGGATTCAGATGTTCCTCTATGTGACACTAGCAGGTTCAGAGTTTTTCCTTCTAGCCTCCATGGCCTATGATCGCTACACGGCCATTTGCCATCCTCTCCATTACCCTGTCCTCATGAACCCCAGAGTGTGTCTCTTCCTGGCATCTGGCTGCTGGTTTCTGGGCTCAGTGGATGGCTTCTTGTTTACTCCCATCACCATGACCTTCCCCTTCTGCAGATCCCGGGAGATccatcatttcttctgtgaagtTCCTGCTGTATTAAAGCTTTCCTGCTCAGACACCTCCCTCTATGAGATTTTCATGTACCTGTGTTGTGTGCTCATGCTCCTCATTCCTGTGACAATCATTTCAGGCTCTTACTACTTTATCCTCTTCACCATTCACAGGATGCGCTCAGCAGAGGGTCGGAAGAAGGCGTTTACCACTTGTTCCTCCCACATGACTGTGGTCATCCTCTTTTATGGGGCTGCCATCTACACATATATGCTTCCCAATTCCTACCACACCCCTGAGAAGGACATGATGGTATCTGTCTTTTACACCATACTCACTCCTGTACTAAACCCTTTAATCTATAGTCTAAGGAATAAGGATGTTATGGGGGCTCTGAATAAAATGCTGAACGTGGGAATTGCTTTTCAAGAAAGTATAAAGTAA